A genomic region of Metopolophium dirhodum isolate CAU chromosome 1, ASM1992520v1, whole genome shotgun sequence contains the following coding sequences:
- the LOC132932828 gene encoding uncharacterized protein LOC132932828 translates to MWKLKRDIEDDEDLLMLGAGPTLQKRNLFGVDELLKNLQDDDIGLNGELRSSFKNFLRMSTEDFENLICLIGPAIHKQNTNWRAAISVTERLALTLRFLATGDSYHSMMYQFKISTQSISLIVPEVCEAIVNALSEYIKMPSSSEEWKKIAIDYNKIWNFPQCVGSMDGKHVVIEAPILSGSDFYNYKGTFSIVLFAIVDANYNFIYVNVGCQGRISDGGVFKSTGFQKLMENSTLNLPDKRALPGRDKLSPYVFVADDAFPLSPNIMKPYSGHQPKASKNRIFNYRLSRARRVVENVFGIMASIFRVFRKPMLLQPEKVDKIVLACVHLHNYLRKHSSKTTYNPPGTFDSEQLDNGTVETGSRRREHQSLQSFLPIHQVPRKSSIEAAEVRDEFSEYFISHEGEVPWQLNYC, encoded by the exons ATGTGGAAATTGAAAAGAGATATTGAAGACGATGAAGATTTACTTATGTTGGGTGCTGG ACCAACtttacaaaaaagaaatttgtttgGTGTCGATGAACTTCTAAAGAATTTACAAGATGATGATATTGGTTTGAATGGAGAATTGCGATCTAGctttaaaaactttttgagGATGTCAACTGAAGATTTCGAAAACTTAATATGTCTCATTGGTCCAGCAATCCACAAACAAAATACTAATTGGAGAGCTGCTATTAGTGTGACTGAACGTTTAGCTCTGACTTTAAGGTTCTTGGCAACGGGAGACTCTTACCATAGCATGAtgtatcaatttaaaatatctactcAGTCAATATCACTTATAGTTCCTGAAGTTTGTGAAGCAATAGTTAATGCTCTGTCGGAGTATATTAAG ATGCCTTCAAGCTCAgaagaatggaaaaaaatagctattgattacaataaaatttggaattttCCTCAATGCGTCGGATCTATGGACGGAAAACATGTTGTTATTGAAGCACCAATACTAAGTGGAagtgatttttataattataaaggcACATTCAGCATTGTACTATTTGCTATTGTAGATgctaactataattttatttacgttaATGTTGGTTGTCAAGGCCGTATATCAGACGGAGGAGTATTTAAAAGTACTGGATTCCAAAAGCTCATGGAAAATTCTACTTTGAACCTTCCAGATAAAAGAGCGCTGCCAGGTCGGGACAAATTGAGCCCATATGTTTTTGTAGCTGATGATGCTTTTCCTCTTTCACCCAATATAATGAAACCCTATAGCGGACATCAGCCTAAAGCTTCGAAAAACCGTATATTCAATTACCGTCTCAGTCGTGCTAGGAGAGTTGTAGAAAACGTATTTGGTATAATGGCGTCAATATTTAGAGTATTTCGAAAACCTATGCTACTGCAACCGGAAAAAGTTGATAAAATAGTATTGGCTTGTGTTCatcttcataattatttaagaaaacatTCTTCGAAAACCACATACAACCCACCAGGTACATTTGATTCAGAACAATTAGATAATGGAACAGTAGAAACAGGATCACGGAGAAGAGAACATCAGAGTTTACAATCATTTTTACCTATTCATCAAGTTCCCCGAAAGTCATCGATCGAAGCTGCAGAAGTAAGAGACGAATTTAGTGAATACTTCATCTCACATGAAGGTGAAGTTCCATGGCAATTAAACTATTGCTAA
- the LOC132932829 gene encoding uncharacterized protein LOC132932829: MNKKKWTTEETCKLIELYRESPILWDAKNLNHKNKFKTADALKEIAFTFNTDSSEIDRKLKNVYSQYTRERRNYKAMKKSGAGKEFHAKWFGYELMSFLQDKNKPRKTREFVLDECQLPCSTVVQYTTHLGSH; encoded by the exons atgaataaaaaaaaatggactaCTGAAGAAACGTGCAAGCTGATTGAATTGTACCGTGAATCCCCAATATTGTGGGATGCCAAAaacttaaatcataaaaataaattcaaaacagcTGATGCATTGAAAGAAATAGCGTTCACATTCAATACCGATTCTAGTGAAATAGACAggaagcttaaaaatgtatactcgCAATACACAAGAGAAAGGCGTAATTATAAAGCTATGAAAAAATCAGGAGCTGGAAAAGAATTTCATGCTAAATGGTTCGGATATGAACTTATGAGTTTTCtacaagataaaaataaacctaGGAAAACTAGAGAATTTGTATTAGATGAATGTcag ttgcCATGTAGTACAGTGGTGCAGTACACAACTCATCTAGGTAgtcactaa
- the LOC132932830 gene encoding uncharacterized protein LOC132932830 has protein sequence MGRKLCAVLSCNNTGKENLGILFHRFPSDQNVCSQWVKLTQNNIIINSFEQKGLDSVKYKLICSTHFKNQDYSIWNDVGNRMLLYKGAIPSLNLPTSVYCNNTVLDKQDTTSIWRPNVLSPLLKKMLNNTNLDGRPFSQQPKVLSPKVNKMLCDIYKNFDKSLQQPEDTSCSLISKSSISLTIDSENNINNDEDLGVSNLVDENTPYSELVQPSNVKDETSKSFTIKYFYVLVYD, from the exons ATGGGTAGAAAACTTTGTGCTGTGCTTTCTTGTAATAATACAGGAAAAGAAAATCTTGGAATTTTATTCCATAGATTTCCAAGTGATCAAAACGt atgtagTCAATGGGTGAaactaacacaaaataatataattattaatagttttgaaCAAAAGGGACTGGATTCGGTAAAATACAAGTTGATATGTTCAACACACTTTAAAAATCAAGACTATTCAATTTGGAACGATGTTGGAAATAGaat GTTATTGTATAAAGGAGCGATTCCGTCATTAAATCTACCTACTTCTGTGTATTGTAACAATACTGTGTTGGATAAGCAGGATACAACATCAATTTGGCGTCCAAATGTTTTGAGTCCGTTATTAAAGAAAATGCTGAATAACACAAATC TTGATGGTAGACCGTTCAGTCAGCAACCGAAAGTATTAAGTCcaaaagttaataaaatgttatgcgacatttataaaaattttg ATAAAAGTTTACAGCAACCTGAAGATACTTCCTGTAGTTTAATATCCAAGTCTTCAATTAGTTTAACAATTGactctgaaaataatataaacaatgatGAAGATCTTGGcg tgtcCAATTTAGTCGATGAGAACACACCATATAGTGAATTAGTTCAACCTTCAAATGTTAAGGACGAAACAAGTAAATcatttactattaaatacttttatgttttagtatatgactag
- the LOC132932831 gene encoding uncharacterized protein LOC132932831, translating to MDDFNDEELVGLVLQLVGDVLFFSSSEDSEDNDHGFELAVPFVTAKNAIPRMENYVEKIVPQFDDGQFKSHFRMLPETFEFILKIIAPKLVRKKPGCPTIEPNKQLLLAIWKIATPDSYRSICEKCNVGRATALKCVRRVVNALEILAPAFIAWPDEERSMVIRNGFFATSNFPNVLGAIDGTHINIPAPHDRPESYVNRKDHHSIQLQA from the exons ATGGACGACTTTAATGACGAAGAGTTAGTTGGACTAGTTTTACAACTAGTTGgagatgttttatttttctcttcGTCGGAAGATAGTGAGGATAATGATCATGGCTTTGAACTTGCAGTACCGTTTGTAACTGCCAAAAATGCAATACCTAGAATGGAAAATTATGTCGAAAAAATTGTACCTCAGTTTGACGATGGACAATTCAAATCCCATTTCCg aatgcTCCCGGAAACGTTTGAAttcatattgaaaataattgcaCCAAAATTGGTTAGGAAAAAACCTGGCTGTCCAACTATTGAACCTAATAAGCAGTTGCTCTTAGCAATTTGGAAAATTGCAACCCCGGATTCATACAG GTCAATTTGTGAAAAATGTAATGTGGGGAGAGCAACTGCGTTGAAATGTGTGAGAAGAGTGGTTAATGCTTTAGAAATTCTAGCACCGGCTTTTATTGCATGGCCTGATGAGGAAAGATCAATGGTCATTAGAAATGGATTTTTTGCCACCAGTAACTTTCCTAATGTCCTCGGAGCAATAGATGGAACCCATATTAATATTCCTGCACCTCATGATCGTCCAGAGTCTTACGTGAACAGGAAAGATCACCATTCGATTCAACTTCAa GCATAA